Genomic DNA from Fibrobacter sp. UBA4297:
CCGTCAAGCGAGGACAGGCGCGAGGACATGTAGGCGGGAATGACAAAAGAGCCGAGCGATGCAGAAACATGCTTGCATGTTTCTATATCCGAGGCGAACACGTCAAGCCACGAAGTGGAATAACAAAAAAGCCTCGCCGTTCTACTGGCGAGGCATTTATTTTACCTGTACATATAACTTTTGCCATTGGGGAACTTGAATTCTTTCATTCCAGCGGTATTCACCTGACTTACGGACTTCACATCGCCACCGTAGAAAATCGTGCTACCATGGTATTCCGGCTTGAAAGCTGCATTTTCTGTACCGTAGTAGTTATCGCTTGTGAAGCTGACAGACGCACAATTCGGGGTGTCGGTCGAGTAGTCACCGAATGCAAGGAGCACGCCGCCCGTAATTTCAAAGCCTGTATCCGTATCGATGAGGCCACCGGCCATATTGGAGAGGCATCCATTGCCACCGCCCTGTTGGCCGCCCATACCTGGGAATCCACCAAAGCCGCCGCCCCAGCCGCCACCGCCACCAGGGAAACCACCACCCATGCCGCCATTTTCATAGCTTTGGCCGGTGATTTCGAGAATCAACACGCCACCCGTCATCTTTGCAGAACCATTGGCATCAAGCACATCAATCATGTTGCCCTTTGATGCGATATAGTGGTGACCGCCGCTAATCACAGCATGACCGCTAGATTCGCTGAACATGGAATACCCGCCCGAATTTTCCTTAGCGCCACCGGCAGCGTTCCAGCCATCATTTGTGGCAAATGTAGCCGTAATGCCACCTTCTGCGAAAATCTTATACGCTTCAAGACCTTCATAAGCAGTGACCACATTAATCGTAGAACCGCTCAAATGCAAGGCGGAGTCCGCATGGATACCATCGTCCTTCGTAGAAATGGTCACATCACCAGCATTCATGAAAACTTTGTATTTTGTATGCAGAGCATCGTCATCGGCAGTCACATTGATGTTACCGCCGTTCACATAGATGAATTTTTCAGCCACCAAGCCCTTGCCTGTAGAAGTCACCTTAACCGTTGACGGCTCCGTAGAATCGCTGAGCATCACATAGTGCGCGGCCTGAATGCCATCATCGCCCGCTTTAATGGTGATGTTACCGCCACGGATATCGACAATGCCTTTGCCATCGATAAAAGACTTGCACTTGCCATCAGTACCTTCTTCGCATTCATCACTTTCAAGGGCGTCACCTTTCTTGGCCGTGAGATTCAGCGTACCGCCAGAAATCTGGAGGCTACCCTTGCCCTTGATGGCGTTTTCTTCGGCTTCAACAGTAATGTTGCCGTTCTTGATTTTAAGATCGTTACTGCACTGGATGCCGTTTTTGAACTTACCCTTGACGGTCAAAGAACCGGCACCCTTGATATTCAAATCATCACGGGCGTAGATTGCAGCCTTTGCCGTATCCTGAGAGCCGTTGATTTTCACGAACAAGTGATTACCATTACCGTCTTCAACCACGTTGGTCGTACCCTTGACCAAATGGAGAACCGTCTTGTCGGCATTTTTCACGAGAATCGGAGCATTGGAGCTCTTGATAGTCGCATTGTGAAGATAGATGCCCGTGTTGCCTTCGTTTTCGGCACCCGGAGTTTTCACCACCACCTGGAAATCGGACGATTCACCGGTGACGTAATAGGCACCCGGGCAAGTAATCGTTGCGCTTTTGTCTGCAATTTCAACGCAACCATTGTTGTTTTCGACAGTAGCCGAAGTACCCGCAAGTTTCAGGAGAATCTGCGTACCATCCAAAATTTTTGCGTCTTCGTTGTCATTTTCATTATCGCCAGATTCCGAGCTGCCTAATATCGCTCCGCCGGGATTTGCACCGTTCGAACTTGACAATCCGCCAGGAACAATATTGCTGGAGCTAGAAGTTCCGTTGGTAGGCGGCACAGCACTTGAGCTTGAAACGCCAACACCCGGAATAACGCCCGGAATAACGCCGGAGCTAGAAACGGTACCGCCCGGGAATGCGCCAGAGCCAGAAGATCCGACAAACGGAGCAGCATCGCCCGAACTCCAGATTTCCACGTCAATGTCTAAAATGCCGGAGCTAGATTCAACGCCAAAAGTTTCACTGCTAGAAGAAGCTTCCGCAGGCACAAAAGCCCCCGCATTAGGATCCATAATTGAAGTTTCATCACCACACGCCACAAAACCCAAAGCTGCAGATGCAGCAATCACAGGCAATTTCTTTAATTTCATTATATGCTCCATTTTTAATTAATATAGATTCAAATAAATTTGGTCCCTCAAGGCCACCCCGCCCCCTCCCAAAATCCGTTGAAGATGGAACAACAGGGATAAACAATCGTGCATTTCGTTTTTGGGGAGCTTTTTACGTACTAAAGCCTTGCAAAACTACCCATTAGTACGTAAATTCACGACCAATTTTACTACCTCACAGAACCTTTTGCAGATTTAGCATCGCATTTACGTACTTTTCGCCTTTCAAAAAAGCTTCTAGTACGTAAATTTCAAATTACAATCTTAAGAATTTTTGAGTAACATAAAATTTTACGTACTATACAGTCAATAAACCGCCATTTAGTACGTAACACACAAATTAAGAATTTTCACATTACGTACTAACGCTCCACAAAATACACTTCAAGTACGTAAAACGCTCTGAAACATGTTTTCCAAAACAAACACGACAAAACAAGCGCCAATCTGTCAACAAGCATATCATTTCTGACCAAGACAAGTAATCAGCCACCAAACGCAACAAAGCCCCCGCGACAAGCAAGAACTACTTCAAAAATTGATCAACAAACTGTTGAACAATTTTCACAGAAAGCGGATTTGCCAGAGATTCAAATGTTGCAAGGAAATTTTTGCCTTGGACAAATCCATTAGCGGAATAAAGTTGAATTTTGCCAACCGCATTTTCTGCATAGCTTTCATCCGTCATCATTCCAAAATGTTCCCAAACGAACTCTTTTCGAGTTCGAACATTCAAACATGTAAAATCGGGGTGCACGACGATCTTACGGTTATTAGAATTCAGCGTTAGCGGAGCTTCGTAGCGGAAAGGAACCTTAGCACGAACAAGCTGATTCGCAATAATAATTTCGGACTTGGAGCGAACCCTCAAGCCATCACTTGATAAATACTCCGACGAATTTTCAAGAAAAGTAGGTTTCTCATATTCCACAGACTTCCAAGCAAACACGAAATCAGCATCCGGTGTCAAAGCATTTTTCACTAATTTTCGACGTCCATCATTCAAATTTCGATAAACATCCTCAACCCGGTCAGGATGGTATTCACTCAAGAACTTTTCTATAGCCGAAATTTCTCTTTGAATTTCACAAGAGACATCTCTGTAATAATCCCGTTGCGCAACAGCAGAGGCTTTTTTCATCAGCTTTTTATTCACATAAATTCCATTTGGTCTAGTGTCGTCAGAAACCAAATGATATTGGATTGAATTATGACAGCGAACTACTCTTAATTTTTCCAAAGGAGCATTACGAAGTTCCGTTTCAATGTGAGATAAAGAACGCATCAGCTCTTTAATCCGACTTTGAGCAGCACCAACAAGTTCATCATGAGGCATAAGATCATTAATCCATTTCATGTGGATAAAATACAACCCTCACCTATGTTTTGGCAAGAAAAAAGAGACAATCCAATCATTTTGCAAACAACCGTTTGCAGGCGAAGCAATTTTGTGGCCGAATAAGCTTTTGGGAAAAAGCGATTGCCGCGTTTTTACGTACTAGACAAGAATTTTGAACGCAACTAGTACGTAAAAATCAAAAGTCAAACAAGCCTATTTTACGAAGCCCAGCGCAATTACGTACTAAACCAAGTAAAACAACGCCGCAAGTACGTAAAATATCCTTGCCGAAAACTCAAAACCGGCAATAAAATGGGACCAGCCTGCATTTTTACGTACTAAAGCCTTGCAAAACCGCCCGTTAGTACGTAGCACACAAATTAAGCAAACTCACCTTACGTACTAAAACATCACAAAACACACTTCAAGTACGTAAACTACCCAAAACAAAAACAATTACGCCCCAACCCAGGCTACGTAGCTCCCAAGATTCAAGCTAAGCCCGTTCCAACAGCCCATTTATAGCCTCGTCAATCTCTAAATCATCCATCCACACCACCCAAACAGTCTTAGCCAAATCCTATAGCCAGTTATTGCCCCCTCACAATTGCCGTCCGCCACAGATTTTTCTAAATTGCCTCGCGCATTAGCATGTTTGGCGCATGTTGCGCCGCATTAACCGGAGGCTTTATGGCACTTCAATTCTACAACACCGCATCACGCAAGAAAGAACTGTTCACTCTTCCCGAAGGCGTTCCCGCCGTGCGTATGTATTGTTGTGGCCCGACGGTGTACCACTTTGCCCACATCGGCAACCTCCGCACTTACATTTTTGAAGATTTCCTCGTCCGCACGCTCAACTACTACGGCTACAAGGTCAACCACATCGTGAACATCACCGACGTGGGCCATCTCACAAGCGATGGCGACACTGGCGACGACAAAATGGAAAAGGGCGCAGCCCGCGAAGGCAAGTCCGTCTGGGACATTGCAAAGTTCTACACCGACGCATTCATGGCCGACTGGCACCGCCTCAACATCCAGGAACCAACCCGCTGGACTCGCGCCACGGACCACATCCAGGAACAGATTAACTTGGTGAAAACGCTCGAAGAAAAGGGTTTCACCTACCGCACCTCGGACGGCATCTACTTCGATAGCCTCAAGTTCCCGCGCTATGCCGACTTTGCCCGCCTTGACGTAGAAAATCTCCGCAAGGGTAGCCGCATCGACATGGGCGAAAAGCACAACGCCACGGACTTTGCACTTTGGAAGTTCAGCCCGAAGGACAAGAAGCGCGCTATGGAATGGGACAGCCCGTGGGGCGTTGGTTTCCCGGGTTGGCACATCGAATGCTCCGCCATGGCCATGAAGTACAACGGCCCGACGCTCGACATCCACTGCGGTGGCACGGACCACATCCGCGTGCACCACACGAACGAAATCGCCCAGAGCGAATGCGCCAACGGCGTTCAGTTCAGCCGCTTCTGGATGCATGGTGAATTCCTCCGCACCGCAAGCGAAGAAAAGCTTGAAGACGGCACGACCGAACAGAAGTTCGGTAAGATGAGCAAGTCCTCGGGCGAATTCTTGACCGTCACGCTCCTCATGGAACGCGGCTTCAACCCGCTCGACTACCGCTACTTTGCACTCGGCAGCCACTACCGCAACTACCTGAACTTCACTTGGGAAGCCCTCACCGGCGCCAAGGAAGCCTTCAAGAGCTTGCACAAGAAGACGGACCCGCTGATTGGCAAGGCAACCGCTATCACAAGCGAAGCTGCCAAGGCTTTCCAGCAGGAATTCAAGGACGCCATCGGCGACGACCTCAACATGCCTCGTGCACTCGGCATCATGAACACGATGCTCAAGAGCGACATCGATGACGGCGAAAAGGCTGCACTCGTGGCTGATTTCGACAAGATCTTTGGTCTCAAGCTCGACCAGCCGCGCGAAGAATACGTCAAGAAGGGCGCAAACGACAACATCGATACCGCTAAGATCGAAGCTCTCATCGCAGCCCGCAAGGAAGCTCGCGCCAACAAGAACTGGGCCGAAAGCGACCGCATCCGCGATGAACTTGCCGCGATGAACATCGTGATCAAGGACTCTAAGGAAGGCACGACCTGGAGCGTGAAGGAATAAGCCATTTTCCTCCTCGTTGTCATATACGTTGCATTTATTGGGCTAGGTCTCCCCGACACCATTCTTGGGGCGGCTTGGCCCTTAATGCATTTAGACCTCAAAACGCCAATTTCTGCAGCGGGTATTCTTTCGATTATCGCCTCGCTCGGGACAATCGTTTCTAGTCTCTGCACACCGAAAGTTCTGCGCGTTTTAGGCACAGGAAAACTCGTCGCCTACAGCATTGCGCTTACCGCAATCGCCTCCATCGGTTACGGCTTTGCGGACTCGTTCAACATCCTTTGCCTTTGGGCCATCCCGATGGGCATTGGCGCAGGAGCCGTCGATGTGGCGATGAACAACTTCGCCGCCATTTATCTGGAATCCAAGCACACGAACTGGTTGCATGCCAGCTGGGGCATTGGAGCAACGCTCGGACCATCGCTTCTTTCGTTTTCGATTTTGACCGGCAGCGGTTGGCGTGGATCATACGAATATGTCGCCATAACCCTCGCTGCAATATTCGTTTTGATTCTCATTTCACTCCCGCTGTGGAAAAAAAAGGAAGCGCGTGGAGGGCTCTCGGAAAACGTCACCATCCCGGCGAGTTCTATAAGCACCGCTCCCGAGAATGCGCAAAAAAATGCCGCGCCCTCCGACAACAACGCAAATAATGCGCCGCACATCAGTATCCGCGAAGCGCTCCGCGTCCCGGGAATGAAACTTTCGTTCCTCACGTTCTTCTTTTATTCGGCACTCGAAATTTCGACTAGTCTTTGGTGCGGCACCTACCTCATCGCTTGCGGATTCAAACCCGAAATCGGAGCATTCATCGTTTCGCTCATGTTCGCATCCGTGATGATTGGCCGAATTGCAAGCGGATTTTTTGCAATCAAGTTCACCGACCATCGCCTGATTTACGCAGGCATAGCCATCGTCTCTGTGGGTTGCCTCATCCTTTCAATCCCGCTCCCGCTGAACTTGCAGCCCGCCTGTATTTGCCTGCTCGGACTCGGTTGCGCCCCCGTTTACCCGTCGCTAATCCACGCGACTCCCGCACGTTTTGGAGAATCGCTTTCGAGTCAAGCGATTAGCATCCAGCTCGCCGGTTCCTACGTCGGTTCCATTTTGATGCCGCCCGCATTTGGTCTCGTTGCTGCTAAATTCACAGTCCATCTTTGGCCGATTTCACTCTCGATTTTTGTCGGATTGTTACTTTTATGCGTGTGTTTGCTGGACTACGTAACGCACAAAAAACTGAACAAGTCTTACGCCCGCGAACGCGTCATTGACATTCTCCACACGGTCTCGATGGAAACGCTCAAACGGGAGCGCCGCATACAACGTCGTTTACGTAATCGCCAAAAGAAACGTTAGGGGTTTATTATGGAAATAAAGCAATTTGTATTCAATCCGTTCGGAGTGAACTGCTACATCCTGAGTAACAGCAAGGGCGAAGCCATTTTAATTGACCCAAGCGTGAGCAATGCCCGCGAACAAGCGGCACTCACCGATTACATCAAAAGCGAAAATCTCAAAGTCGTGCGCGTTTTGAACACACATCTACACTTGGATCATGTTCTCGGGAACGCATTTGCGGAACGCACTTTTGGCATCAAGGCCGAAGCACATAAAGACGACACTTTCCTTCTCGACGCGCAAAAAGAACAGAGCCAAATGTTCGGCCTCCCCTGCAACGATTTAGCACCAGCGTTGGGCAATTACCTGAACGATGGCGACATCGTCGAAATTGCAGAAATCCGTCTGCAAGTGATTCACGTTGCAGGGCATTCCCCGGGCGGTCTCGCCTTCTTCTGCGAGAATCCAGGCAAAGTGAACGGACAAGATAACGTCCCACCACTCCTTTTCCCGGGCGATATCATTTTCGCGGGAAGCCGCGGTCGCAGCGACCTCTACGGCGGTGACGAATTCGCCCTCGTGAGCGGCATCAAGTCGAAGCTCCTTACGCTCCCGGCAGAAACCGTTGTATTCCCCGGCCACGGACCAAGCACTACCATTGGCAACGAGAAGATGTGGTATTAACCCTTCGACAGGCTCAGGGACCTTTGTTATGAGCAACAACGGGCAGGTAAGAATCGGCTGGATTGACGAGTTCAAGGGATTCGTTCTTTTGTTCGTTTGCCTGTTTCACATTGAGCAGAATTTCCCGAACGCGCACCTGGGAATGTATCACTTGAGCGCACTCCGCATGTCGGCATTTTTCTTTATTTCAGGGTTTCTTTTTAGCACAAAACGGTTCAGCAATTTTAAGAGTTACTTTACCCACAAAACGCACGTCCTGTTAATTCCATACCTCTATCTTTCGTTCCTCTTTTTTGCCATTGACCCGGTCGTTTACAATTTCGCTTTGTTTCCAAAATCGCCCACGATGATGGTCGTGAATACCATTCCCGACATCAACAATACATGGCAATACATCTATTGGAACATCGCTAAAATTTTCATCGCCGGGAAGTCCTCGGTCGGAGCGGGCCCGCTGTGGTTTGTGTTTACACTTTATTCCGTCAGCTTGCTTTTTTACCTGCTTCATGAGATGTCGAAAAGACAAGTTAACCCCAAACTGTTTTTCGCCGTCATGTCCATAGAAGGGCTCCTTTGCGGTTGGCTTTTAAACGAGAACCATATTCACTTGCCGCTTGGTGTTGAACGCGACCTTACTATCCTATTCTTCTTCGGATGCGGTTTTCTCTGCAAGGAACCCATCAAAAAAATCCACAACGCCATTTCTGCGAGTACAGCTCACGCCGCAAAAAACACAATCATCGTTGCCGCCATCGGAATAGCAAACTATATCGCCTACGCATTTTTGGAATCGCCAAGTCCGAATTTTAGCATCATGAACAACGACTTGGGCAAGAGCCTCCCCCAATTTGTCGCAAGTTCCATCACAGGCATTATCGGCCTTATCGCCACGTTTCTGCTCGCAAGCAAGCTTCCCGACATCGCCCCCATCCGCATTACCAAAGGCATTTTGCGCAACATATCCCGCAACGCACTCGTGATTCTCGCCGTTCACTGGTGGATTGTCCTGATGCTGCGACTTTTCTGCCGTCCCGCAATCAACCAGCCCGGAATCGCTTACATCGCCATCCCGATTGTAGCCCTCGGCACCATCGCCGCCATTCCGCTTTTCCGATGCAAACTCCACCGCCTACTCGGCAAAGAAAAAATCAGCGTAAAAGAAAGCCTCTGCATTAAAGAGTAAAGCGCTCTCTAGCCCGCTTTTGTCATTACCGCTCCATTTGTCACCCCGGACTCAGTGCCGGGGGCACCTTTTTCCTGTCATGCCTGCCTCCGAGCGGGCATCACCCTTTTAAAACGCAAAAAGAAGATTGAGCAAAATTTAGCTCGATGGAGATTCCCGCTTTCTACTCAAAGAGCATAACTCAACTACAGAACTAAAGTTCTAAGTTTCGTATAGCGGGAATGACAAGATAATAATCGATGCGCATCTCGGAAACGACTGCGCGGCACGCAATTACAAATAGCTCTTGAACTTCGGCGCAGGTGCTTCGGCGGGCTTTTTCTTGGGTACGTAAATCTTTACGGCATACACGTTAAAGTCCGTCTCTGCCAAGATATCGCCTTCTTGCAAGTCTTCGTAAACATCGATTTCAATTTCGACGCCATCGCGTGCAATGCAGCGGATAGAACGTGCCGAGAGTTCCTCGCGCAAAAGAGGAACATCAACGACCTTCTTGTAAGTGCCGTGATGAGTCGTACCAAGAATTCGATTGCAAATCATGGAACGCAATGTAGAAAAATAGTGATTAGTTGTTGGTCATTAGTCATTGGTTCTTGGTTATTGTTAAGGGTCGCCCTACGGTTTCCTCTAGGATGATACAATTATTTTCTATCTTAATGGGTAAAGGCGATGCCGGAACAGAGTCCGGCATGACAAGCCCCAAGTCATACCTCAAAGGCTGATTGCACTGTTCACAATGACAATTTCCTACCCCCTATAACCTAAAACCTATCACCTAACAATGGCTCGCGCACGTAAGACTATTACTCCTGATCCGTATGCAAAACCGATAGCGAAACCGCTACCGCCTTCCAAGAGCTTGCCCGGAAAACTCAAGCAGTTCCAGGCGCCCACTCGTGCGGATTTTGACCTCGTAAGTCCTTACGGCGCCGCAGGCGACCAGCCCAAGGCCATTGAAGAATTGACCGAAGGATTCAAGAACGGCGAACAGTTCCAGACGCTTCTCGGCGTGACCGGTTCCGGCAAGACGTTCACCATGGCAAACGTCATCAAGAATGTCGGAAAGCCGACGCTCATCCTCACGCACAACAAGACGCTCGCCGCCCAGCTTTACCAAGAATTCAAGTCGTTCTTCCCGAACAACGCGGTGGAATACTTCGTCAGCTATTACGACTACTTCCAGCCCGAAGCTTACATCCCGCACACGGACACGTTCATCGAAAAAGACGCGAGCATCAACGACGAAATCGACAAACTCCGTCTGCGCGCAACGGCCAACCTCCTCACCCGCCGCGACGTCATCATCGTTGCTTCCGTGAGCTGCATTTACGGTTTGGGAAGTCCGAGCGAATACTTCGACTTGATGGTCCGCATCAAGAAGGGCGACATCTACGACCGCGACAAGATTCTCCGTGACCTTGTCCACATCCAGTATTCACGCAACGACTTTAGCCTCGATCGAGGCTCATTCCGCGTTCGCGGTGATGTGATTGAAGTCCACCCGAGCTACGACGAAGATGGGCTACGCATTGAACTTTTCGGAGACGAAGTCGATCGCCTTTACCGCTTCAACATCGTCACGGGCGAAGTCATCAAGGAAGTTGAAGAACTCACCATCGCCCCCGCAAAGCACTTTGTCACCAAAGAAGAAAACCGCGCGGGTATGCTGCAGCGCATCCAAATGGAACTTACCGACCGCCTAGCCGAACTCGACAAGGAAGGCAAGGTTCTTGAATCGGCACGCCTTTCGAGCCGCACCCGCTACGACATGGAAATGCTCCGCGAAACCGGCATGTGCAACGGCATCGAAAACTACTCCCGCATCATCGAAGACCGCGCTCCAGGCACACGCCCCTTCACGCTCATCGACTACTTTGGCGATGACTGGCTTTTGATGATTGACGAATCGCACGTAAGCATTCCGCAAGTGGGCGGCATGGCCGAAGGCGACAAGTCCCGCAAAACCACGCTTGTGCAGTACGGGTTCCGCCTCCCCTGCGCTCTCGACAACCGCCCGATGAACTTTGCCGAATTCGAGTACATGTACCCGAAGCAAGTGCTTTTTGTGAGCGCTACCCCCGGCGACTACGAACTCAAAAAGACGAACGGCGTTGTCACAGAACAGATCAACCGTCCGACCGGGCTTTTGGACCCGAAAATCGAGCTGTTCCCGATCCAGGGCCAAATGGACGTGCTCCTGTACCGCATCGAAGAAGTCGTCAAAAACGGCGACCGCGTGCTCGTCACGACGCTTACCAAGAAGATGGCGCAAGACCTCACGGAATTTTTCATCGAAGCAGGCGTCCGTGCCAAGTACCTCCATAGCGACATCAAGACGCTCGAACGCCACGAGCTCATCCGCGGACTGCGTAGCGGCGAATACGACGTGCTCGTGGGCATCAACCTCTTACGCGAAGGCCTCGACCTCCCCGAAGTGAGCATGGTCGCGATTCTCGACGCCGATAAGGAAGGGTTCCTCCGCAACTACAGGAGCCTCATTCAGACGATGGGCCGTGCAAGCCGCAACGTGAACGGCACAGTGCTCCTTTTCGCAGACAACATGACCGAAAGTCTGCAAAAAGCCATTGACGAGACAAACCGCCGCCGCACTTTGCAAGAGGAATTCAACGCCAAGCACCACATCACGCCAAAGTCCGTCACCCGCAAGATTGAAGAAGACCTGCGAATCGTGGACCCGCTCGGAATCGATGAAGAAGTGGACGAACGTCATCCTGAGCAAAGCGAAGAATCCAGTTACGATTCCAGCGAAGACTTTACCCCCGGTATCCGCCCGATGGAACCGTTGCAGCCCTCTAATTATAGACGAAAGACGAGAGACGAGAGACGAAAGAATGCAGCGGCCCCCGGCGCACATCCCGACAAACCATCCAAAGCATCCGAGTCCAAGCTCGCGGACCTGGAACGTCAAATGAAAGAAGCGGCAGCCCGCCTCGACTTCGAAGAAGCCGCCCGAATCCGCGATATCATACGCTCGTTGGACGCATAGTGTTTAAATTTGTTTACAAATTTGTTATAATTTTCATCACACGGTCCCGCTTTAGACGCCGTAATGTATATTAATTTTTGTATTATTATAAAAAGTTAATTACTTGATACTTTTCAAGCTAATTTTGTTTATTTTCATTTTAAGATTACAAAGAAAGGGTATTTACAATGAGTTCTAAATTCACATCACCTCTTATTTTAAGTTCAGTTCTCGCTTTGGGAACTTTAAGCTTTATCGCTTGCGGTGAGGATTCCAACCCGAACCTTCCGAATCAAACCACCCCGAGTTCTTCCAGCGTTTACGTTCCGCCAGCACCATCTATCGAAACTTCAATCGTTTTCGAAAGCCTTGACGCCGCAAATCTTAACACTGGAGTCAAGTTCAGCGGTACAATTTCTATCGACCTCGGCGACTCTAATACCGTCGTAGACGTATCTGCCGCCCACTTTACACAAGTTACCACGGTCGTTGTCAAAAAAGAAACCCAGGTCCAGCAAGGTACGGCTTCATTCAGCATCCCTATAGACTTCAACGAATACCCAATCCAAACCGTTCCGCTTGGAGAATGGGGTCTCAAGACCGATTTTGAAAACGGTTATACCGATTGTGGTGATTTTGAACTCATCATCACAGCCGTGGTTGAAGACGGCATTGCAGAACCTTCTGTTTCTGTTGCAAGAATCCCATTCGAACGTCCGAGCAGATGGTGCATGGAACCGGAAAGTTCCTCCTCTGAAGCTCCGGAAGTCATAGGCGCCCCGCTGGATAGCTTCGAAATCCAAGTCGATACCAAGATTAACAAGTGCATCAACGTCGCAGCAAAGGCTGTCTCTCCGGACGAAAACGGCGATGTCTGCTTCGATGTAAACACTTCCTCAATTGGTCTTTCCAGCACGACAGGCGTGAAGTTCGCCCTCTACGGCAACAAGGATGACAATGATTACTCGAACGACTACGGTAAGAAACGCCATCCGAGCAACCCGACTACAACGGACTTCATTTACGCACCGGCCTCCCTGCAAGAAACCTATCCTAACTTCCTGAGCGCCACCGACAAGTTCTTTGTTGGCATCGCTCCGACATACGACCCGCAAACAAACCCGGGCACAGGCTTCTTTACATTCGTCGTCATAGACAAGGGTATTGCAGATGCCAACGGCCATAGACAGATGACCCTGTTCTTCTACAAGACAGCTCAGTAATCTAAAAACGGAAACGCTTTAAAAGGACCTCCCCTGTGGAGGTTCTTTTTTTTCTAAATTTACACCGTAATTTAACCCGTCCGTGCGGGAATCCGCCGGCACAATACGGAGTAAACTATGCTCAAGAAACTTTCCAACTTCCCCGGTATCAAGGGACCCGTCGTCACCATCGTGATGGACGGTTT
This window encodes:
- the uvrB gene encoding excinuclease ABC subunit UvrB, coding for MARARKTITPDPYAKPIAKPLPPSKSLPGKLKQFQAPTRADFDLVSPYGAAGDQPKAIEELTEGFKNGEQFQTLLGVTGSGKTFTMANVIKNVGKPTLILTHNKTLAAQLYQEFKSFFPNNAVEYFVSYYDYFQPEAYIPHTDTFIEKDASINDEIDKLRLRATANLLTRRDVIIVASVSCIYGLGSPSEYFDLMVRIKKGDIYDRDKILRDLVHIQYSRNDFSLDRGSFRVRGDVIEVHPSYDEDGLRIELFGDEVDRLYRFNIVTGEVIKEVEELTIAPAKHFVTKEENRAGMLQRIQMELTDRLAELDKEGKVLESARLSSRTRYDMEMLRETGMCNGIENYSRIIEDRAPGTRPFTLIDYFGDDWLLMIDESHVSIPQVGGMAEGDKSRKTTLVQYGFRLPCALDNRPMNFAEFEYMYPKQVLFVSATPGDYELKKTNGVVTEQINRPTGLLDPKIELFPIQGQMDVLLYRIEEVVKNGDRVLVTTLTKKMAQDLTEFFIEAGVRAKYLHSDIKTLERHELIRGLRSGEYDVLVGINLLREGLDLPEVSMVAILDADKEGFLRNYRSLIQTMGRASRNVNGTVLLFADNMTESLQKAIDETNRRRTLQEEFNAKHHITPKSVTRKIEEDLRIVDPLGIDEEVDERHPEQSEESSYDSSEDFTPGIRPMEPLQPSNYRRKTRDERRKNAAAPGAHPDKPSKASESKLADLERQMKEAAARLDFEEAARIRDIIRSLDA